The following coding sequences are from one Salinicoccus sp. Bachu38 window:
- a CDS encoding LLM class flavin-dependent oxidoreductase: MSKKQIHLNGFIQNSPSPHSTGLWKHEKDQGTGHNRLEYWIDTAMTLERGRFDALFIADVLGTYSVYGNNHDAAAKHAVQLPAHDPTLVIPAMAAVTKHLGFAPTISTTYAQPYSLARQLSTLDHLTEGRVAWNVVTSYLESEAVNMGLEQRLPKEMRYNRADEFLQVVYKLWEDSWAEDAVQYDRENDTFADPDKVHMINHRGEFFNVPGPHLVEPSPQRTPVLFQAGASPKGRDFAAKHAEAVFTKNHSLEALAAYVKDIRERTVAQGRNADDVKVFPMILPIIGETEAEAYEKYEALQNSVSYEGTASLLSGHTGIDFSQYDPDQYIEDIETEAVQGNLDMYTKDPNRKWTLREAIKNHGLGNGTVKFIGTPVQIADRIEEWATEGDADGFNIAQTYSPGTFEEFVDLVVPELQARGIYRTEYEGETLRENMFGKGRKHLADNHPAKRPNLAGQWY; encoded by the coding sequence ATGTCAAAAAAACAGATCCATCTCAACGGCTTCATCCAGAATTCACCGTCCCCCCATTCCACGGGGCTGTGGAAGCATGAAAAGGACCAGGGTACGGGCCACAACCGTCTGGAATACTGGATTGATACGGCGATGACACTGGAGCGCGGAAGGTTCGATGCACTCTTCATTGCAGATGTGCTGGGGACCTACAGCGTCTATGGAAACAACCATGATGCAGCGGCAAAGCACGCCGTCCAGCTGCCCGCCCATGATCCGACACTCGTGATTCCTGCCATGGCAGCCGTTACAAAGCATCTCGGGTTTGCACCGACGATTTCGACTACATATGCACAGCCCTATTCCCTGGCACGTCAGCTGTCGACGCTGGATCACCTGACCGAGGGCCGGGTGGCATGGAATGTTGTGACATCATACCTTGAGAGCGAAGCCGTCAACATGGGGCTCGAGCAGCGACTGCCGAAGGAGATGCGGTACAACCGTGCAGATGAATTCCTCCAGGTCGTGTACAAGCTCTGGGAGGACAGCTGGGCGGAAGATGCCGTCCAGTATGACAGGGAAAACGATACGTTTGCAGACCCTGACAAGGTGCACATGATCAACCACCGCGGCGAATTCTTCAATGTGCCGGGGCCGCATCTTGTGGAGCCCTCTCCCCAAAGGACGCCTGTACTTTTCCAGGCGGGGGCATCGCCGAAGGGGCGCGACTTTGCAGCGAAGCATGCGGAAGCGGTGTTCACGAAGAATCATTCCCTGGAAGCCCTGGCAGCCTATGTGAAGGATATCAGGGAACGTACGGTGGCCCAGGGCAGAAATGCAGACGACGTCAAAGTGTTTCCGATGATCCTGCCGATCATCGGGGAGACCGAGGCGGAAGCCTATGAAAAATATGAAGCGCTCCAGAACAGCGTGAGCTACGAAGGGACGGCGTCACTCCTGTCCGGCCACACGGGCATCGATTTTTCCCAGTATGATCCGGACCAGTATATCGAAGACATCGAGACGGAAGCGGTACAGGGGAACCTCGACATGTATACGAAGGATCCGAACCGCAAGTGGACATTGCGGGAGGCCATCAAGAATCACGGGCTCGGCAACGGGACGGTGAAATTCATCGGCACCCCTGTCCAGATTGCGGACCGGATAGAAGAGTGGGCCACAGAAGGTGACGCAGATGGCTTCAATATCGCCCAGACCTATTCACCGGGCACGTTTGAAGAATTCGTCGACCTTGTCGTACCTGAACTGCAGGCGCGCGGAATCTACCGTACGGAGTACGAGGGTGAGACCCTCAGGGAGAACATGTTCGGCAAAGGCAGAAAGCACCTTGCAGACAATCATCCGGCAAAAAGACCAAATCTCGCAGGCCAGTGGTACTAG